A portion of the Pseudoalteromonas luteoviolacea genome contains these proteins:
- a CDS encoding SDR family NAD(P)-dependent oxidoreductase: protein MDLKITNKLALVTGSSRGLGESIAESLAKEGVNVIWAARDLEQLKENAARCEREYNNKNIVIEANLKDSTGAAQLAEKLKAQNLIPDIIVNNVGGNLGVTDPLSDVTAWKNVFDFNLFNAIELNNHFIDSMVDKKWGRICHVSSIASLENQGAPQYCAAKAALNAYVRSVGRYVSEHNVIMTGILPGAVFTEGGYWDETSKTRPEHVEKYLNERMAIKRFGTREEVSELVAFLVSDKASFCVGTSLLVDGGQGRVFYEG from the coding sequence CAGGTAGCAGCAGAGGGTTAGGTGAATCTATTGCGGAGTCTCTTGCAAAAGAAGGCGTTAACGTCATTTGGGCTGCTCGAGATCTTGAACAACTCAAAGAAAATGCAGCGCGCTGTGAGCGAGAATATAACAACAAAAATATTGTCATTGAAGCAAATCTAAAAGATAGCACCGGTGCAGCACAGTTAGCTGAAAAATTAAAAGCACAAAATCTTATACCGGATATTATCGTTAACAATGTTGGCGGTAATTTAGGCGTCACAGATCCTCTCTCAGACGTCACCGCATGGAAAAACGTTTTCGACTTTAATTTATTCAATGCAATCGAGTTAAACAACCACTTTATTGACAGCATGGTTGATAAAAAGTGGGGGCGGATTTGCCATGTCTCTTCTATCGCTTCTCTTGAGAACCAAGGCGCCCCCCAATACTGTGCAGCCAAAGCCGCACTGAATGCATATGTTCGTAGCGTAGGAAGGTATGTATCTGAACACAATGTCATTATGACAGGAATTTTACCTGGGGCCGTGTTCACTGAAGGTGGGTACTGGGACGAAACCAGCAAAACACGCCCAGAACACGTAGAGAAATATCTCAATGAAAGAATGGCCATTAAGCGATTTGGCACCAGAGAAGAAGTTAGCGAACTAGTCGCATTTTTAGTGTCAGATAAAGCATCATTTTGTGTCGGTACTTCATTGCTAGTTGATGGTGGTCAAGGCCGCGTCTTTTATGAGGGCTAA